The DNA sequence TCGAAGGTGTAGCCGCTGTAGTACTCGGGCAGCTTCTTCGGCGGGAGCCCGGCCAGCTCCAGCCACACGTTGGGCTTGCTCTGCGCGAGGAACGCGGCCGTCTGATACCACCAGCCGCGGCCGCCGTGCGCGAAGACGAAGTCGAGCTCGGGGAAGCAGTCGATGGCGTCGAGATACAGCTCCGGGTTGCCGAAGCGGGTCTTGGAGCCGGGGAAGCTCGACGTGCCCGAGTGGTAGATGACGGGGATGTTCCGCTCGACGCAGCGGGCATAGACGGGGAAGAGCTCCTTGTCGCCGGGATCGAAGCAGCCGTGCACCGGGTGCAGCTTGAGGGCCACCGCGCCCAGGTCAAGCTGCCGCTCCAGCTCGTCTACGAGTGGGAAGTGCAAGTGCGGGTTGAGGTTCGCCACCGGATGGAAACGCCGCGGATTGTGCCGGACCAGCGGGAGCAGGTCGTCGAACGGCTGGATCCCGGTGGCGCGGGGGCTGTACTCGGAGAACAGCAGCGCGTGGTCGACGCCCTGCTCCTCGAAGAGCGCGTCGAGCAGTGCGGGGACGGGGGCGCCGGAATCGTCGAAGACGTCGCGCCACGGCTGCTCGCCGGAGAACGTGTCCGCCCAGTCCAGCCACGCCGGCCGCAGCGTGCCCAGGTGCGGTGCGTGCACGTGCGCGTCCACGACCACTCGTCCGTCGATCATCGGCTCCGCCCTCTCCTCGGATGTGCGGGCGCGACCGCCCGGCACCTAATACTCTACAATCGTACAACGTGTGATCGTAAAAATGTAGAGCAATGCGGTGCCGGGTGGCGGCATGGTCCGTGTCAGTCGGTGTGCCCGCGCTCCTCGACGGCGTCGAACTCGGCACCGTGCGGGGCGTGCTCGGGCTCGACGGCCCGCATCAGCCGCTCGTAGGCGAGGTAGTAGATGGGCAGGGCGGACGCCAGCGCCAGCCAGCCGACGGCCTTGCCGAGCCATGACACGTCGGTGTTGAGCAGGGCCAGGCCCAGGAACACCTCGAGGCCGATGAGGAAGATGAACGCCAGGATGATCGCTGTCGCCCGGGTGCGTACCGCGGGCACGGCGAGGAACAGCGATGGGATGACGAGGGCGAACGACCACCATGCGCGTGCGTTGGTGCTGCCGAGATCGTTGAGGGAGAGCAGGAAGAAGCCGATCAGCCAGATCCCGTAGGTGAGCAGCAGGTTGCCCAGGTAATTGTCCTTGCGCAGGATCGCGATGATGCCGCCGAGCGTTTGGCCGATGCCGCCGACGAGCAGTCCGAACACCAGCGCGCCCGTGGCGTCGTGGTCGACGACCTCCGCGATGAAGACCCAGGTGAGCGCGAGTCCGAAGGTGAACAGTGCGGCGCCGCCGGGGTCGCCGATGATGTGGCCGATCCCGTCGGGCCTGCGTGCGGGGGCGGGCGTGCGGGAGAGGGTGGGCGTGGTCATGGGGCGCCTCCTGGGTGCGCGCCGGCTGCGGGCGCGGCGTGGTCGAGGGGGACGTCACGGCGATTCCGGATGCGCGGTGCTGCGGTGCCCCGGGGGCGTGCCGCAGTCGGGTTACGCTACAAAACAATGACGTGACGAAAACTGAGTGTAGATCAACGCAGGTGAGATGTACACCACTTCGGGCGACGGGATGCGCGGTCACGCTGGCGGAACCTCTGCCGGTCACGTCCCGATTACCGGAAGGGGCCGACGGATGCGGGATCCGCGGTTGCACACTGCGCGGGTCCCCGCCGCCAGCACAGTGAGGTAGCCATGCCGCATCGCATCGACAGTTCCGCCATCGCCCACCGGAAGCTGCTGCGAGGCAGGAGGTTCATGTGCTGTGCGGCGGCCGTCGCAGTGACCGCCGGCGTTGCGGCGGCGTGCTCGTCGGGCGGTGCGCCGGGCACCGGCGGCGACAGTGATGTCGCCGCCGCACGGGCACAGGCGGCCGGCACGCTCCTCACTGCGGAACCGATCGCCACGGCGGCGGCGCTGCCCAGCGCGGAGAGCACCCGGATGGTCACATACATGTCCGAGGACGCCGCGGGGAAGCCGATCGTCGTGTCCGGCACGGTGTCCGTGCCGCGCGGACCCGCGCCGGACGGCGGATTCCCGGTGCTGAGCTGGGCGCACGGCACCAGCGGCTACGCCGACATCTGCGCGCCGTCGCAGGACACCGTCGACGGGCCGGACCACGACTACTTCGCGGGCGTCACCGCCGAACTGGACGAGTGGGTGCAGCGCGGGTTCGCGGTGGTGCAGACCGACTACGAGGGGCTCGGCACACCCGGCGGCCACACTTACATGAACGGCGACAGCGCCGCCCACACGGTGACCGACATCGTGCGGGCCGCGCGGCAGCTCGACGGGCGCATCGGCGGCGAATGGGTCGTCGCCGGCCACAGCCAGGGCGGCCAGGCCGCGCTGTTCACCGCGCAGAACGCGCCGGAGCGCGCGCCCGAGCTGGACCTGCAGGCCGCCGTGTCCATCGCCCCCGGCGGCACGACGCTCCGCGACACTGTCGACTACATCCGCGCGGGCGGCCCGGGGGCGGAGGCCGCCGAGGCGTTCGTGCCGATCATCCTGCTGGGCGCCGAGGCCGCCGACCCGGCCATCGACGCCGGGTCGCTGCTCACCGACACGGCGCGGCCCATGCTCACCGCGACCCGGACGGGATGCCTCGCCCAGATCCGCCAGGCGGAGACCGTCCCCCCGGAGCAGTTCTTCCGGCCCGACGCCGACCTGGCGCCGCTCACCGACTACCTGGCCCGCCAGGAGCCGGGCACGGTGGTGCCGGCCGTGCCGACGATGATCGCGCAGGGCGGCGCCGACGCGATCGTGCTGCCGGAGCGCACCGGCGAGCTCGTGGACCAGCTGTGCGACGTCGCGCCCGTGACCTATCGCCTGTACGAGGGCGAGGACCACCGCGGTGCCGTGCCCGCCTCCGAGGCCGACGTGCGCGGATTCGTCGCTGCGGCGATGGCGGGGGAGGCGACGCCGGGCTCCTGCGGATAGCGGCCGCGGGGCCGGCGGCGTCAGGCGGGGGTGCCGGCGGGGGCGGTGCCGGAGGCTGCCGGATCGGAGCGATCGAACTGCTTGCGCAGCTCCCGCTTGAGCACCTTGTGGCTGGGGCCCAGGGGAAGCGCGTCGACCACCTCGATCCGGCGCGGGTACTTCTGCTTGCCCAGGTGCTCGCGGGCCCACGCGTAGAGGGCGTCGGCATCGACGGATCCGCCGGGGCGGGGGACGACGATCGCACACACCTCCTCGCCGACGTCCGCGTCCGGAACGCCGATCACGGCGGCCTGGGAGACGGCGGGGTGCCGCATGAGCACCTCTTCGAGTTCGCGCGGGTAGACGTTGTATCCGCCGCGGATGATGAGGTCCTTCTTGCGGTCGACGACGAACAGGAACCCGTCGTCGTCCTTGACCCCGATGTCGCCGGTGCGGAACCAGCCGTCGACGAGCACCTCCGCGGTGGCCTCGGGCCTGCCGTGGTACCCGGAGAACACGTTGTGCCCGCGCACCACGATCTCGCCGCGCCGGCCGGTGTCGAGCAGCGCGATGCGGCCCTCCACGTCCGGATCCGCGATCTCGACGTCGACACCCCAGATGGAATGCCCGATGGACCCGGGGCGCACGCCGAAATCGGGCTGGTTCACCGAGGCCGTGGGCGAGGTCTCCGACAGTCCGTACCCCTCGTAGATCGTGGTGTGGAAAGCCTCCTCGAACGCGGACAGCGCGGCGACGGGCAGCGACGCGCCACCCGAGATGCACATGCGCAGCGACGTGACGGCCTCCGCATGCCGCGCCGCTTCGGTGAGGCGGATGAACATGGTGGGAACGCCGAAGAACGCGGTCACCGACTCGCTGCGCATGAGCTCGACGGCCTCCGCGGCGTCGAAGCGCGGCTGCAGCACCAGTGTGGCGCCGATGCGGAAGGTCGAGTTCATCGACACCGTCTGGCCGAAGGTGTGGAACAGCGGAAGGCAGCCGAGCACGATGTCGTCGCGCTCGAACGGGTTGGCGTCGATCGCATTGGCGGTGGCGCACATGACCAGGTTCAGGTGTGTCAGCAACGCACCCTTCGGCTTTCCGGTGGTTCCCGAGGTGTAGAAGAGGACGGCGACGTCCTCCGGGCTGCGGGTGGCGTAGGTGCTGACGGCCGGGGTGTCCGGCGGGCAATGGGCGGGAAGCACGGTGGCCCCGGTGCAGGCGGCCGCGGTGCGGGCCGTCTCGTCGGGGCCATCGGGCACGATCAGATGCCCCGCGCCGGAGTCGGCGAGCATGTACTCGACCTCCTCGGGGCGCAGCATCGTCGGCACCGGGACCACCACCGCCCCGGCCGCGAGCGCCCCGTAGTAGGCGCGGACGAACTCGATCGTGTTGGGGCACATGATCGCCACGTGGTCGCCGGGGGCCACGCCCTGGTCTGCCAGATACCGCGCATACCGCCGCGCCTGCAGCCACAGGTCCGCGTAGGTCACGCGGCGGTCCCCCTCGATCACGGCGGTCTTGCCGGGGAGGCGGCGGGCGGGCTCGGCGAGAACAGCGGCGAGCGACAATGTGGACATAGGTGCGGTGCCCTTCCTGATGCGGCGGTGACGGGGACCACTCCAGCATGGACCGCCCGCGCGCGCCTGCGCCAAGACCGTCGGCCTATGGCTGCCTTAGCGTCGCGACGATGGATCATCGGCACCGGTCACGCGACCGCCAGGGGTGCATAGTCTGCGGCTATCGGTGCATGAGCCTGCAGATCTTTGCCAGTGAGGCACGTCACGAGTGAGGATGGACACAGTCGACGGGGCACGGTGTGCCACGACATACGTCCCCCGGCTTCCGCGGCGCATTCGCCGAAGCGACCGCCGCCCCACCATTTCGACCACAGCGAGGTGCACGTTCATGACCATTCTCGACGAGACGACCCACTACGACGCCCGGCCGGGCGCCGAGGGAGGAGTCGGGCGAGCACCGAGTTCCCAGCCGACCGCCGCCGCCGGACGCGGGTCCGCCGCCGGACGGTTGAGCGGCCTGATCGACCCGACCCCTGTGGCGGTGGCGCTTCTGGCCGTGCAGTTGGCGGTCTTCGCGGTGCGGTGGCTGGGCGCCACCCCGGCGAGCCTCGGCAATGCGGCACTGGAGACCGCCCTGATCGTCGCGACTCTCGCCGCCGGCGGCGCGCAGCTCCTCGCCGGGATCTTCGGTTACCTGCGCGGCGACAAGTACGTCTCGCACGTCGCCGCCGTCGTGGGTCTGTGGCTGTTCGGGCTGTACTTCCTGACCAGTAACGAAGCGATGGAACCCGCATCAGTCGGCTGGTACAACATCTTCCTGGCCGTGCTGCTGGTGATCATCATGGTCCCCTCGGTCATCAAGCGCATGTACGCGTTCATCTGCGCATTCAGCTCGATCAGCGCCGTTCTCGTGCTGTCCGGCCTGGGATTCCTCAGCCTGCAGTCGGCCGAGGACGCGGAGGGGGCGGCCGACCTGTCGACCGCGGCCGGACTGTTGAGCGCGTCGGCGTGGTTCGCGTTCATCGGCGCTGCCAGCCTGCTGTGGATCCTGGCGAAGACGCTGTACGCGGAGTCGGGAGTGCTGGGGTTCGGCGGCTCCGAAGACGACTGAAAGACCGCGCCGACCCCGCGAGGGCGGAGCTCGGGCGTGCCGGTGCAGGATCCGGCACGCCCGAATCGTCATTCGAGATCGGATTCCCGCTGGCGCCGAAGGTGATCCCGGGTGAACTCGAGAAACGTCGCGCCGACGGGGGACAGGTTTCGCGGCCGGAACGCCAGCCCGAAGCTGCGCGCCAGCGGAGGGTCGGTGGGGCGCACCACGGCGTCGTCGGCCGCGTACTCGACGAGGGACCTCTCGAGCAGCGTGCCGCCGACGCCCGCGAGCACCAGGGCACCCCATGCTTCGCGGTGCGCGGCGAGCACCGCGACCGGCGGCCGGCGCCCGCCCCGGCGGATCGTCGCCGCGAACTCGTCGGCGACGGAGGATCCGCGCGGGGCGAAGATCATCGGAATGTCCGGCAGGTCCGCCAGCGGTACGGACCCCTCCGGCACCTCCGTCCCCGGCGGGTAGGCCAGCCAGTACTCCTGCAGCCCCAGCGGCAGCACCTCGACGGCGTCGTCTCCGTCGTCCACGGCATGCGCCCCGTCGCCGGTGCCCTGTCCCCGGCCGTCGGCCTCGAAGGAGTCCAGCGGCAGGTGCGCCGCGATGAACTCGCAGTGCCCCTCGCGCAGCAACCCCGCGGCGTCGTCCTCGTCGCGCAGGGCGCCGAAACCGATCGCCACCCGGGGATGCGCGCGCCGGAACCGGCCGAGGACGTCGACGATGAGCCCCGAGGCGATGGCGGGGAACGCGAGGATGTCGAGCCGACCGGTGAGCGGGCCGGAGCGCGGCGCCAGCAGGTCCTCGGCGGCGGCGGTGTCGCGGAGGATGCGCCGGGCCGGGCCGACCATGGCGCGGCCGGCGGCGCTGAGCATCATGCCGCGTCCCAGGCGCTGGAACAGCTGCACGGCCAGCTCCCGCTCCAGGCGGCGCAGCGATTGCGACACCGTCGGCTGGGAGACGCCGAGGGCGGCGGCCGCGCCGCCGATGCTCTCGTGCTCGACCACGGCGAGGAAGTACTCCACCTGACGCAGCTCCATCGCCTACCTCCCGGACCATGCGCGTGCGACGGAGGCGAAGGCGGCCGCCGCCGGAGAGGGCTTCCCCGCGCGGAGCGTGAGGCCTACCGCGCGCGCCGCGGGCGGTGACAGCGGGCGGTGAACGAGCTGCGCAAACGCGGCCCGGGCCACCGGGCGCGGCACGATCGTCGCGCCCGCCCCGGCCAGGACGAGCTCGCGCGTCGCGTTGGCGTGCGTGCAGTCGAGGACGGGACCGCCCCCGCGCACGCCGCCCGTGGCGACCAGTTCTGCGTAGACGGTGTCGGTGAGGTCTATGACCAGGGGAATGTCCGCGAGGGCGGCGCGGGGGACCGGGTTGGGGAGCCGGGTGGCGAGCGCCGTCGGGACAACGAGCACGAGCTCCTGATCGCACAGGTGGAGGGTTCGCTGCGCGCCGCGCGGGGCGTCTTGCACCGCCACCTCGGCGTCGCCGCGCCGCATGGTCGCGTCCACCTCGTCGGGGCCGGCCGCGTCGAGGACCCGCACGACGACCCCGGGGTGCCGCTGCCGGAAGCGGCGCAGGAGGTCGACGAGTGGATCGATGGCGAACGCGGGGTAGGTCACCAGGTCCACCCGCCCTGCCCGCAGCGCGCGCACCGCTTCGACCCGCTCCTTCGCGCGCTCGACGTCGGCGAGGATGCGCCGCGCCGCGGTGTCGAAGGCGCGGCCGTCCGCGGTGAGCTCCAGGCGTCCCCCGCGACGGTCGAACAGTGTCACCCCGAGCCTGCGCTCGAGCGTGCGGATCGATTGGGACAGCGACGGCTGCGAGATGTACAGCGACTCGGCCGCCCTCGTCACGCTCCCGCGGTCGACGACCGCGGCGAAGTAGGTGAGCGATTGCAGGTCCACGGACTCATGCTAAGACCACGGGTTCCTGCCGGTGCCGAGGCCGACGGATTCGGTGCAGACCCGATCAGCGGCCCGTGCCCTTCACGCGGTCCAGCGTTCGGGGCCGGCCTCGCCGAGACCCGCGACGCGGCGCGTCCGGCCGCGGTCGGCGAGGATGAGCAGGTGCGCGTCCGTCTCGCGGACGGCGAGCCTGCGTTGCTGCAGCCCCAGCGTGTCGAACGGGCGCGACCACCCGATACGCGTGCTGATCTCCCAGGCCGTCGATCCGGGATGAGCGGCCACGTCCGCGGCGATCTCGTCGAACCGCGCCTCGTGGTGTGCGATGAGCGCGCGGGAGCGCGCCGCGAGCCCGCGGAACCGGTACTCGTGCGCCGGCAGCACCTCCGCGTCCGGCAGAGTCGCCGTCGCGTGCAGCGAGAGCAGGTACCGGTGCAGTGGATGCTCGAGCTGGCCGGGGGCGGTGGAGATGTTGGGGCTGATCCGCGGCAGCAGGTGGTCGCCGCTGAGCACGACGCCCGCGTGCGCGTCGACGAAGCACGCGTGGCCCGCGGTGTGGCCGGGCGTCCACAAGGCGTGCAGGTCCCAACCCGGCAGCCCCAGCGGGTCGCCGTCGCCGAGGACCACGTCGACGTGCTCGCCGCGCGGCAGCCGCACCAGGTCCACCTGCGGCGGCGTCACCGCGGCCGGCGGCGCGCCCAGCGCGGTCAGCTGGCGGGCCCACAGCGCATCACGCTTCTGCGTCTGCGCGGCGGTGTGGTGTCCCAGCAACGCGGCGTCCGCGGCGTGGACGGCGAGCGTCGCGCCGGTGGCCTCGCGTAGC is a window from the Tomitella gaofuii genome containing:
- a CDS encoding amidohydrolase family protein, which translates into the protein MIDGRVVVDAHVHAPHLGTLRPAWLDWADTFSGEQPWRDVFDDSGAPVPALLDALFEEQGVDHALLFSEYSPRATGIQPFDDLLPLVRHNPRRFHPVANLNPHLHFPLVDELERQLDLGAVALKLHPVHGCFDPGDKELFPVYARCVERNIPVIYHSGTSSFPGSKTRFGNPELYLDAIDCFPELDFVFAHGGRGWWYQTAAFLAQSKPNVWLELAGLPPKKLPEYYSGYTFERVAQKMIFGTDWPGVPGTRNNVRALAGLGLEDKTLDNILSGNLARVYPRVGL
- a CDS encoding alpha/beta hydrolase family protein, translated to MCCAAAVAVTAGVAAACSSGGAPGTGGDSDVAAARAQAAGTLLTAEPIATAAALPSAESTRMVTYMSEDAAGKPIVVSGTVSVPRGPAPDGGFPVLSWAHGTSGYADICAPSQDTVDGPDHDYFAGVTAELDEWVQRGFAVVQTDYEGLGTPGGHTYMNGDSAAHTVTDIVRAARQLDGRIGGEWVVAGHSQGGQAALFTAQNAPERAPELDLQAAVSIAPGGTTLRDTVDYIRAGGPGAEAAEAFVPIILLGAEAADPAIDAGSLLTDTARPMLTATRTGCLAQIRQAETVPPEQFFRPDADLAPLTDYLARQEPGTVVPAVPTMIAQGGADAIVLPERTGELVDQLCDVAPVTYRLYEGEDHRGAVPASEADVRGFVAAAMAGEATPGSCG
- a CDS encoding long-chain-fatty-acid--CoA ligase, which translates into the protein MSTLSLAAVLAEPARRLPGKTAVIEGDRRVTYADLWLQARRYARYLADQGVAPGDHVAIMCPNTIEFVRAYYGALAAGAVVVPVPTMLRPEEVEYMLADSGAGHLIVPDGPDETARTAAACTGATVLPAHCPPDTPAVSTYATRSPEDVAVLFYTSGTTGKPKGALLTHLNLVMCATANAIDANPFERDDIVLGCLPLFHTFGQTVSMNSTFRIGATLVLQPRFDAAEAVELMRSESVTAFFGVPTMFIRLTEAARHAEAVTSLRMCISGGASLPVAALSAFEEAFHTTIYEGYGLSETSPTASVNQPDFGVRPGSIGHSIWGVDVEIADPDVEGRIALLDTGRRGEIVVRGHNVFSGYHGRPEATAEVLVDGWFRTGDIGVKDDDGFLFVVDRKKDLIIRGGYNVYPRELEEVLMRHPAVSQAAVIGVPDADVGEEVCAIVVPRPGGSVDADALYAWAREHLGKQKYPRRIEVVDALPLGPSHKVLKRELRKQFDRSDPAASGTAPAGTPA
- a CDS encoding LysR family transcriptional regulator, giving the protein MELRQVEYFLAVVEHESIGGAAAALGVSQPTVSQSLRRLERELAVQLFQRLGRGMMLSAAGRAMVGPARRILRDTAAAEDLLAPRSGPLTGRLDILAFPAIASGLIVDVLGRFRRAHPRVAIGFGALRDEDDAAGLLREGHCEFIAAHLPLDSFEADGRGQGTGDGAHAVDDGDDAVEVLPLGLQEYWLAYPPGTEVPEGSVPLADLPDIPMIFAPRGSSVADEFAATIRRGGRRPPVAVLAAHREAWGALVLAGVGGTLLERSLVEYAADDAVVRPTDPPLARSFGLAFRPRNLSPVGATFLEFTRDHLRRQRESDLE
- a CDS encoding LysR family transcriptional regulator; translation: MDLQSLTYFAAVVDRGSVTRAAESLYISQPSLSQSIRTLERRLGVTLFDRRGGRLELTADGRAFDTAARRILADVERAKERVEAVRALRAGRVDLVTYPAFAIDPLVDLLRRFRQRHPGVVVRVLDAAGPDEVDATMRRGDAEVAVQDAPRGAQRTLHLCDQELVLVVPTALATRLPNPVPRAALADIPLVIDLTDTVYAELVATGGVRGGGPVLDCTHANATRELVLAGAGATIVPRPVARAAFAQLVHRPLSPPAARAVGLTLRAGKPSPAAAAFASVARAWSGR
- a CDS encoding MBL fold metallo-hydrolase, with protein sequence MPARDAAPIAITGVAQREAWVRGTLPPVEQVRPGLWSIPVPMPRNPLRYVLVYAFALDDGLALVDVGWPTEDAWQALVAGIRCTGHDIADVRYAAITHLHPDHFGLAPRLREATGATLAVHAADAALLGHHTAAQTQKRDALWARQLTALGAPPAAVTPPQVDLVRLPRGEHVDVVLGDGDPLGLPGWDLHALWTPGHTAGHACFVDAHAGVVLSGDHLLPRISPNISTAPGQLEHPLHRYLLSLHATATLPDAEVLPAHEYRFRGLAARSRALIAHHEARFDEIAADVAAHPGSTAWEISTRIGWSRPFDTLGLQQRRLAVRETDAHLLILADRGRTRRVAGLGEAGPERWTA